The following are encoded in a window of Gossypium raimondii isolate GPD5lz chromosome 13, ASM2569854v1, whole genome shotgun sequence genomic DNA:
- the LOC105781899 gene encoding transcription factor MYB14 — MVRAPFYDKNGMKKGEWSAEEDHKLRSYIQRYGHWNWRELPKYAGLKRCGKSCRLRWMNYLRPELKRGNFTEEEDALIIKLHDEMGNRWSTIAKSFPGRTDNEIKNQWHAHLKKRTKRDEKEKSDCWQSEATRYENICEGEGEGEDESNSILVDTPDNMILESSPLSPATSTRTEQSSFSSGSGSMFSFNVVGGLEDNCLPCSGTYKAESSGDFWSQPFVADNTSSLEKGGFEMLLEYEDMYHDDSAYLLYELTQGWI, encoded by the exons ATGGTGAGAGCTCCCTTCTATGATAAAAATGGGATGAAGAAGGGTGAATGGAGTGCTGAAGAAGATCACAAACTAAGATCTTATATACAAAGATATGGCCATTGGAACTGGCGTGAACTCCCCAAGTATGCTG GGCTTAAAAGGTGCGGAAAGAGTTGCAGGTTAAGATGGATGAATTACCTCCGGCCTGAACTAAAGCGCGGCAACTTCACTGAAGAAGAAGATGCATTGATCATCAAATTACATGATGAAATGGGAAACAG ATGGTCCACCATAGCTAAAAGTTTTCCAGGACGAACagacaatgaaataaaaaaccaGTGGCACGCTCATCTAAAGAAACGTACAAAGCGTGATGAGAAAGAAAAGTCTGATTGTTGGCAAAGTGAAGCCACCCGGTATGAGAATATTTGTGAAGGTGAAGGTGAAGGTGAAGATGAAAGCAATAGCATCCTTGTTGATACTCCCGACAACATGATCTTAGAGAGTTCACCTTTGTCTCCAGCAACATCTACACGTACTGAACAGTCCTCCTTCAGCTCCGGCAGTGGATCTATGTTCAGCTTCAATGTTGTTGGCGGCTTAGAGGATAATTGCCTTCCATGTTCGGGAACATATAAAGCTGAAAGCAGTGGAGATTTCTGGAGTCAACCCTTTGTTGCAGACAATACATCATCCTTGGAAAAGGGTGGATTTGAGATGCTTTTGGAATATGAGGACATGTATCATGATGATTCTGCATATTTGCTCTACGAATTGACGCAAGGATGGATATAA